Proteins encoded by one window of Streptomyces sp. LX-29:
- a CDS encoding ankyrin repeat domain-containing protein produces the protein MSESNAENEPAHDPEVLQLAAKIFDLARHGDTDTVAAYVDAGVPANLTNDKGDSLLMLAAYHGHADTVAALLHRGADPNRPNDRGQTPLAGAVFKGEPDVLRALLDGGADPRLGSPSAIETARMFERRDLLELFGAER, from the coding sequence ATGAGTGAGTCGAACGCCGAGAACGAGCCCGCACACGACCCCGAGGTGCTCCAACTCGCGGCCAAGATCTTCGACCTGGCCCGCCACGGCGACACCGACACGGTCGCCGCGTACGTGGACGCGGGCGTCCCCGCCAACCTCACCAACGACAAGGGCGATTCGCTGCTCATGCTCGCCGCCTACCACGGGCACGCCGACACCGTGGCGGCCCTGCTGCACCGCGGCGCCGACCCCAACCGCCCCAACGACCGCGGCCAGACCCCCCTCGCCGGAGCCGTCTTCAAGGGCGAACCGGACGTCCTCCGCGCCCTCCTCGACGGCGGCGCCGACCCGCGCCTGGGCTCCCCCTCCGCCATCGAGACGGCCCGCATGTTCGAACGCCGGGACCTGCTGGAGCTCTTCGGCGCGGAGAGGTGA
- a CDS encoding peroxiredoxin, with protein MNIGDVVEDFELPDETGASRTLSGLLADGPVVLFFYPAALTPGCTKEACHFRDIAAELRAEGARPVGVSADPVARQAEFAERHTLGYPLLSDPDGTVRERFGVKRGIAAVPTKRVTFVIDTDRRVLEVVKSEFRMSVHADKALEALRRRAR; from the coding sequence ATGAACATCGGAGATGTGGTCGAGGACTTCGAGCTGCCGGACGAGACCGGCGCCTCGCGAACGCTGAGCGGACTGCTCGCCGACGGTCCGGTGGTGCTGTTCTTCTACCCGGCGGCCCTCACCCCGGGGTGCACCAAGGAGGCGTGCCACTTCCGCGACATCGCGGCCGAGTTGCGCGCGGAAGGGGCGAGACCGGTGGGGGTGAGCGCGGACCCGGTGGCCCGACAGGCGGAGTTCGCGGAGAGGCACACGTTGGGCTACCCGCTGCTGTCCGACCCGGACGGCACGGTGCGGGAGCGGTTCGGCGTGAAGCGCGGGATCGCGGCGGTGCCGACCAAGCGGGTGACGTTCGTGATCGACACGGACCGGCGGGTGCTGGAGGTCGTGAAGAGCGAGTTCCGGATGTCGGTCCACGCGGACAAGGCACTGGAAGCGCTGCGCCGCAGGGCGCGGTAG
- a CDS encoding DUF2264 domain-containing protein: MSPYTGWTRAHWEWAADGLLTAVAPYASAGGALYHLPGGRPSVSGRRSDGLEGYARTFLLAALRVAGAHGADPDGLLARYAAGLAAGTARPGGPGPEDWPRVTDRSQPLVEAASLALALRLTRPWLWDRLDDAVRERVADWLADALTAEPHPNNWVLFPATVGGFLAEVGHRPAAARAAVTRGLARIEPWYAGGGWYTDGRGRAFDHYNGWALHLYPGLTAWLDGDAARAARYGPRLAAHLADQARLFGADGAPLHQGRSLTYRFAAAAPLWLGALTGHTPLSPGTTRRLASGALRYFLDRGATAGTGLLSLGWHGPYEGVLQRYSGPGSPYWASKGFLGLLLPANHAVWTAREEPAPVERGDAVHAVPAPNWLVQSTVADGLVRVHNHGSTHPDPDDPHYARLAYSTATGPAPHGAAPDNHFGLWWDGRITSRTEPEPLGAGDGWAASRHRAGPARVLSLVLAHGAGELRAHLVTGAPRGAEVRLSGWAADGAPRSELLPLHGLSAAPAPPPVATAFARRATAPALRGTAAGAPRGDLFLCLARLTAVADPPPLAALAAVTTRRAPDGGWELTAAWRGGPTHRVRLTAESVRVTTAP; this comes from the coding sequence CTGAGCCCGTACACCGGCTGGACCCGCGCCCACTGGGAGTGGGCCGCCGACGGCCTGCTGACGGCGGTGGCGCCGTACGCCAGCGCCGGCGGTGCGCTCTACCACCTGCCCGGCGGCCGGCCCAGCGTCTCGGGGCGGCGCTCGGACGGGCTGGAGGGGTACGCCCGCACCTTCCTGCTGGCCGCCCTGCGGGTGGCGGGGGCGCACGGAGCCGACCCGGACGGGCTGTTGGCGCGCTACGCCGCCGGGCTGGCGGCCGGCACGGCGCGGCCGGGCGGCCCCGGCCCCGAGGACTGGCCGCGCGTCACCGACCGGTCCCAGCCGCTGGTGGAGGCCGCGTCCCTCGCGCTCGCCCTGCGACTGACCCGCCCCTGGCTGTGGGACCGGCTGGACGACGCGGTCCGCGAACGGGTCGCCGACTGGCTGGCGGACGCCCTCACCGCCGAGCCGCACCCCAACAACTGGGTGCTCTTCCCCGCGACCGTCGGCGGCTTCCTCGCCGAGGTCGGCCACCGGCCCGCCGCCGCCCGCGCCGCCGTGACACGGGGCCTGGCCCGCATCGAGCCGTGGTACGCGGGAGGCGGCTGGTACACCGACGGGCGCGGCCGTGCCTTCGACCACTACAACGGCTGGGCGCTGCACCTGTACCCGGGGCTGACCGCCTGGCTCGACGGCGACGCCGCCCGCGCCGCCCGCTACGGCCCCCGGCTCGCCGCCCACCTCGCCGACCAGGCCCGGCTGTTCGGCGCGGACGGCGCCCCGCTGCACCAGGGACGCTCCCTCACCTACCGCTTCGCGGCCGCCGCCCCGCTGTGGCTGGGCGCCCTCACCGGACACACCCCGCTGAGCCCCGGCACCACCCGCCGCCTCGCCTCGGGGGCGTTGCGCTACTTCCTCGACCGGGGCGCGACCGCCGGCACCGGACTGCTCTCCCTGGGCTGGCACGGCCCCTACGAGGGGGTGTTGCAGCGCTACTCGGGACCCGGTTCGCCGTACTGGGCGAGCAAGGGCTTCCTCGGGCTGCTGCTCCCCGCCAACCACGCGGTGTGGACCGCGCGCGAGGAACCCGCCCCGGTCGAGCGCGGCGACGCCGTCCACGCGGTGCCCGCCCCCAACTGGCTCGTACAGTCCACCGTCGCCGACGGGCTGGTCCGCGTCCACAACCACGGCAGCACCCATCCGGACCCCGACGATCCGCACTACGCCCGACTCGCCTACTCCACCGCCACCGGTCCCGCGCCCCACGGGGCCGCGCCCGACAACCACTTCGGGCTGTGGTGGGACGGACGGATCACCTCCCGCACCGAGCCGGAGCCGCTGGGGGCCGGCGACGGCTGGGCCGCCTCACGCCACCGCGCGGGACCGGCCCGCGTCCTCAGCCTGGTCCTCGCCCACGGCGCCGGCGAACTGCGCGCGCACCTGGTCACCGGCGCCCCGCGCGGCGCGGAGGTGCGGCTCAGCGGCTGGGCGGCGGACGGCGCGCCGCGCTCCGAACTCCTGCCCCTGCACGGGCTGTCGGCCGCTCCGGCGCCGCCGCCGGTGGCCACCGCCTTCGCCCGACGCGCCACCGCCCCCGCCCTGCGGGGGACGGCGGCCGGCGCCCCGCGCGGCGACCTGTTCCTGTGTCTGGCCCGCCTCACCGCCGTCGCGGACCCGCCTCCGCTCGCCGCCCTGGCCGCGGTCACCACGCGCCGCGCCCCGGACGGCGGTTGGGAGCTGACCGCCGCCTGGCGTGGCGGCCCGACCCACCGGGTCCGGTTGACGGCGGAGTCGGTGCGGGTGACGACGGCGCCCTGA